The genomic region CGTGTTGTCTGTCGGTGCATTTTGGGTAATCAACGGTCCACCGCTGTTTTTCACCCAGTCGTTAACGACCGGTGAGTTGGCTGTTTTCTTTACGAATGCAACGTTGCTGATTCAGCCCGCAACGAGTCTACGCTCGTATGTGGACGAGTATAAGGACGCAAAGGCCTCTGCTGATAGGGTGTACAATATCATGCAGGTACAGACCGATGATACAAAACAGTTTGATGATAGATTTAACGAAATAGATGGGGATATTCGATTTGAGGAGGTGAGTTTCTCATATTCATTTGATACGACAGACCCACTTAGCCAATTAAATAATGCGAGTGATGACGCTGACACTGATACTCATCAGGATGAGCCGTTCGCATTTGGTCCGGTTGATTGTCGGATCAAGCCTGGGGAGACAATTGGCGTCGTCGGTCGATCGGGATCAGGAAAAACCACATTCATCCGGTTACTTCTGCGGTTTATTGACGTCGATACTGGAACGATACGGGTAGATAATAACGATATCTCTGAATATGATCCAAAGAGTCTCCGAGATCATATTGGATATGTTGAACAACAGCCATACATCTTTGATTCAACACTCGAAGATAACATTCGATATGGAAACGTCTCAGCAACTGAAGAGGAACTCGAAAGGGCAATTGAAACAGCCGCATTGCAAGGACCAATTGCGGCAATGGAGGATGGTCTCAAAACAAGCCTTGGCGAATCCGGCAGTCGAATGTCAGGTGGGGAAAAACAACGTGTTGCTATTGCACGGGCAATTCTCTCTGATCCGGAAGTGCTCGTGTTCGATGAGGCGACGAGTCACGTTGATAATATCACAGAAAGTAAGATACAAACCGCAATCGAGGAGGCAACACAAGACAGAACAACGATCATCATTGCCCATCGGCTGTCAACAATACGGAACGCTGATAGGATATTTGTGCTTGATGATGGGAATATTGTCGAACAGGGAACACATGAGAATCTGCTCAGGATTGAAAATGGATTATACAATGAGCTCTGGTCAAAGCATGTCGGGAAAGTGCGTTAGTTCTCACTGCTCAGTGGACTGATTATGACATTGATATTGTACGCTTCAGGATCTGCTATATCATCAACTTCGGTGTCAATGCGAATAGTGCTAGTTCCATCGGCAAGAATATTCATATCAAATATTCCTTTATCAACTGCATTTGTCTTAGCGAAATTCACACCACTGTCTGTGCCCGGATTGCATATTGGATTAATTTCATAGCCAACAGCAACGGTAACCCTGCAAGCATCGATATTATCATAATAACTATATCTGCGGGAGAATCAAATAGAATGATAGATGGAAGAGTATGAACTCTCTAATGGCGTCATTCACAGAGGAGACTGTCTTGATGGATTGAGAGAACTTGCTGAAGACGCTATTACGCTTGGATTTACATCGCCTCCATATTTTAATGCTGTCAACTATGAGGAACATGTCGAGAAGGTGCATGGAAACACAGATCACTGGGAACGTGAGGAGATGTCATATGATGATTATCAGGATTTCCTTATCAAACGTTTTGAGGAAGTATTTCGTGTCACAAGACCTGGCGGACACACAATCGTAAATATCTCGCCTGTTCATTGGGAGGATGAGAGGGTAGCACTACCATTTCACCTTGTTGGGTGGATGGAGGATATTGGATGGACATTCAAAGAAGATATTATTTGGGAGAAACCTGTTGCGAAGGACCGACGATCTGGCGTCCTTCTGCAAAATCCATATCCAGGATATTATTATCCATCTGTAGTAGCTGAGTATGTCCTTGTGTTTCAAAAAGAGGCTGATGATGAGAATAAAAATAATATCTACTGGAACAGAACAGAAGAAGAAAAAACGAAGAATGAAATAAGCCTTGATGACTATCAAGGCGAGAAATCAAAAAATGTCTGGAAAATCCGTCAGGTAGCTCCCGGGGAGAACGAGCATCCAGCGCCATTTCCGCGAGAGCTTGCAGAACGAGTTATACAGTTTTACTCATATCAAGACGATACGGTCATGGACATCTTTGCAGGGAGTGGTCAGACGCTCCTTGCTGCACAGGATCTGGATCGAGAGTTTATTGGGTTTGAGACGCAGCACGAATACGTTGAGTACGCTAAGGACAGAGTGATAGATGAAAGTTCACAGATGACATTAGAGGATATCTAGTGAATGAATATGAGTGAACCAACCAACTTACTCAAGAGACTCCCACGAGGGCTCTATTCACAAAACTGAGAACGCCAACTACGAAATGAGCCGTAGACTCAATTCATTCTTCGGATATAAATCAATCTCTTACCAGTGACAGTAATGATAATACGAATCGGAATTACTGTTTCGGTGCTTTGAATCTATCATAGAGGTCCTTCTCAACAGATTCAGTATCCTCAGAGATAATAATAGTAAAGTCGTTTTTATTTGCCTCCTGAAGAAGTGAATCAATCTGCTTTCTTTTCCGATCTGAAACTGATTGTAAGTTGTCCTCAATACTGTCAGAATTAGATATGTATCCCTCGAGTTCATTCCCCGTCACACCAAGAATAGGAACAGGTTCATACCGTTCTCCATCTATTTCGACCGTATCAAGATTTTTGAAGAGCATCATTCGGACTAATCCATTTTTGATGTCAGCAGTGCTCGGAAATGTCCTTGTTGTGTGTTTTTTCTCTATCAAGAATACCTCATTATCCTCGACCATTATCTCATCAGTCGTAAAGTAGTACTCTCCGCCGAGGTGGTCTTGTATTGTTATCCTACCCTTATTGGCTTTAACACTTTCTTTGGGCTGGAGAGTCAACGATTCCCTATTTTGCGCCTCCGCAGCGAGCCCCCTTGATTTTTGTTTGAAATCCTCAGCCTTCTCAGTCATGCTATTCATTCTTCGCTGGAAATAGCTTCGTGAGTGCATTTCTACACCTGT from Haloquadratum walsbyi C23 harbors:
- a CDS encoding ABC transporter ATP-binding protein, with translation MRNLSERFKRNSVLWMYLTHWTQYRKYILIAVVSGAVGTALTQIPQIAFGLVIEVIDTSVTQSQFPFADSLLSSSAQKRTTQVSVIFFISIFLIAMFRFISGYLWDVFKESFQKSVRVDCYESIQELHPRRFIQHSSGEYLSVIESDVKQVGDLPRTVLSGVSNDIVNVFTTGIVLFSLNWQFSLLLLTPVPLIGWYALRFNRVIEPLYQETRKSSASLTEQLSSSIRGILTVRSYVAEEREINRVQEASESVQDTRLAVSKTWLSYAQVFGVTSRFSSFLVLSVGAFWVINGPPLFFTQSLTTGELAVFFTNATLLIQPATSLRSYVDEYKDAKASADRVYNIMQVQTDDTKQFDDRFNEIDGDIRFEEVSFSYSFDTTDPLSQLNNASDDADTDTHQDEPFAFGPVDCRIKPGETIGVVGRSGSGKTTFIRLLLRFIDVDTGTIRVDNNDISEYDPKSLRDHIGYVEQQPYIFDSTLEDNIRYGNVSATEEELERAIETAALQGPIAAMEDGLKTSLGESGSRMSGGEKQRVAIARAILSDPEVLVFDEATSHVDNITESKIQTAIEEATQDRTTIIIAHRLSTIRNADRIFVLDDGNIVEQGTHENLLRIENGLYNELWSKHVGKVR
- a CDS encoding DNA-methyltransferase, producing the protein MEEYELSNGVIHRGDCLDGLRELAEDAITLGFTSPPYFNAVNYEEHVEKVHGNTDHWEREEMSYDDYQDFLIKRFEEVFRVTRPGGHTIVNISPVHWEDERVALPFHLVGWMEDIGWTFKEDIIWEKPVAKDRRSGVLLQNPYPGYYYPSVVAEYVLVFQKEADDENKNNIYWNRTEEEKTKNEISLDDYQGEKSKNVWKIRQVAPGENEHPAPFPRELAERVIQFYSYQDDTVMDIFAGSGQTLLAAQDLDREFIGFETQHEYVEYAKDRVIDESSQMTLEDI